One window from the genome of Solea solea chromosome 13, fSolSol10.1, whole genome shotgun sequence encodes:
- the hcst gene encoding hematopoietic cell signal transducer — protein MEGVLTSAVKSDCTRESKVTSVSGSQKAGQCGQSRKHIRELMKMAIDKYLIIALFFICNLAVAFTDTPATCYRLEPQTVAGIIIADVLLTLFIVVITYYCASFRRQKTENAHKVYMNVRANCKS, from the exons ATGGAGGGCGTGTTGACGTCAGCCGTCAAAAGTGACTGCACAAGGGAAAGTAAAGTCACATCAGTTTCTGGATCTCAGAAAGCAGGTCAGTGCGGGCAGAGCAG AAAGCACATAAGGGAGTTGATGAAAATGGCAATTGACAAATACTTGATCATTGCCCTGTTTTTCATCTGCA ACTTGGCTGTGGCGTTCACGG aCACCCCTGCAACTTGCTACAGGCTTGAGCCGCAGACAGTTGCTGGCATCATCATTGCAGATGTGTTGCTGACCCTCTTCATCGTCGTTATCACTTATTACTGTGCCAGCTTTCGGCGTCAGAAGACAGAAAATG CTCACAAAGTGTACATGAATGTGCGCGCCAACTGCAAGAGCTAA